CATGGATTTGTTCCTGCCTCGTAGTCAGTCGAAATTTGGTGCTAACAGAATCATTCATCTTTGCCTTGGTCAGCATCAGTTTCCCTCTCGTGAGGTGAGCATATCTGTAACAGGTCATGATTACCTTTTTTCAATCTGTCATGATTACTATTGAATGCTGTTTTAAGGTTTTTTTCAATCTGTCATGATTACTATTGAATGCTGTTTTAAGGTTTGATCTATTTTGCAACGCCACTGGATGTGTAACAGTTACAAATGCTTTCAGGTTTGCTACTGCAGCGGCTTTACCTGGAGGTGTTACAGAGTTCTCCATTTTATTCATAATGTGCAAGAGTTTGGGATTTGGATGGTCATGCATGAGTTGTGCTTTGAAGCAATGTGACCAAGGGAACTACTGCAGAACCGTACATGCTGAGAGTAACAAGACGAAGATACACTAGAGAAAGGATCTCTGAAATTACACAAGGATGGAGACTCGACAGTATCACATTCAGCTGCAGAAAATGCAACTTTACCGCAGCATAGTTCTGCAGCTTCTTATGCCTAAACCCACTAAAATTGAACCATCATTCATGGTGCGACACGACACGAGGAACATGGAAGACGGAAGTAAAATAAAACAGGAACAAAGAGAACTGGGAACAATAATTTTGGAACTATGATATTGAAATTATATAACCTAAATGGAGATAAAAACAAAGCCTATGATGTTGTACAACTGACGCGGGCACGACCATATTTAACACAATCAACCTGCACTTTCCCCTTTCCGACCTTCACATTGCAGCATGCTATTCATCTGCTGCTCCAAATTTGCAGACAGAAGGGAAACAAATCAACTGCTTTCCTCCGCAGGGCCCATGTTCAGGTCTGCACTTCCTTCAACCTTGGCTGTGGCAGCGGATCCGTTTTCAGCTGATGCGCCCTCAGCTTTCGGGGTTGTCCCACTGTTCTCAATATCCTTCAACTGAACGGCCTTAGCAAATGCATCCGATATATCGGCCACAGGACCTTGAGCCTTGGTATCCACCAGCTTCTGAGGGTCGGTGCTGGCAGGCTGCTGTTGACGTCTGTTCTCCTGCAAGGCTTTCTCCCGTTGCTCATAGAAGTCGAAATCTTCCAGGATTGTTGTCTCAGCCTCATGGCTCTTGAAGATTGTAAGCATCTGGAGGCCCTGTTCCAGCTTCACCTGTATGTTAAGAGTTGGTGAATTTATTCAGAAATGCCATTGATACTAGCAGCTTAAacattcagaaaaaaaaattatgtaAATTTTACCTCCTGGGTGTCCCTGCTATTTGTGACAGGTTTATTGTCATTGTTCTCAAGAATGATGTGCCTCAGAAGGTTGTTTGGCACATCCTTAATTATGTGCCACTTCACAGGGAATTGGCCACTCCACTTATCCTGCTGCCAGTAATCAACACTTCTGTCGAAATCGACAGGTCCAATCATCTCAGCCACGCCACAGAATTGGCCACTTCCATTGACCTAAAGGTATCAATTACGCATAAAAGAAATTACCAAAGCTGGAAACACCTTAGCAAATGCTAATAAAGGATCAAACACCCACTATGTACTgctactctttttttttccatgAAGGGAAAAGCAAAAACCAAAGGAGATGAGCCGTTCTTACCGAGAAAAACAAGAAAATAGGGCAATGCTCTTCTTTCTCTTTGGCCGCACGGTAAGCAGAATCCAGCTTCCTGTTCCCGCTGGCTGTGCTGGCCCAAACATTATACTTAATGCTCCTATGTACATGGTCCTCGGTGTAGGACTTTATTACAAAGAATTTGGCATCCTTGTACTCAGTGATAAAATCAGAGCGATTGTACAGTTCACTGTCAATCAGAGGAACAGTTTTCTCGTTTTTCTCATCTGAGGAGTTCTCAGTGTCTTGTGTCTTCGGTTTTGTAGCGCGTGGCCCACGGTTTTGCTCATTCATAAACTCCAGAGAGCCATTGTGACTACCAAATGGCATGCTTCCCCTTTGTTGATTGCCACTCAAGTCAAAAGTACCAAATCTGCGGCCAGCAGAACTCCAACTTGGAGTAGTGCCACCAAATTTGCTACCTTGCTGGCGTCCCTTGTAGGATCCAGGACCATACATCGATCCATGATGCTGCAACAACATACACTATCAGCATTGGACAATAAGTGGTTCGTTAACATAAACAAGTCAATTTGACTTCCACAAAAAACTACTGCATGGTAAACCAAATACTGCCTCCAAACATTAAACCCCTGTTGAATCCCCATAACAAGCAATCAAATGTAGTAAACTCATGTATGCTCAGAACCCAATTGCATGATGGCATACCATGCCAGAAGCCAGTGGTAGATTCCCTTGACCAAACAGCCCAGGAGCATTATTTGGTTGTGTCGGTGCTGCAAAAGGTGAAAACATAGTTAGGCATGGCTCTAACCTCTAAGAAATATATTATAACACATGTTTTTTGCAGTCATAAAAAAATTAGCCTGCAGCAAAACAAGAAACTTTAGAGAAATGTTACCTCTGTCGAATGAGCTGAATGGATGATGATACCCTGGTGTGGGTGAATATAGAAGGCCATCAGGAAGAAAGTACTCTTGCTGCAGCATAGGGTCTCCTTGGGATATTCCAGTCGCAGAGCTTGAATATCCCATGCTAGGAGAAGCTGGTGGTTGATAGTAAGGACTTGAGAAGGGATAGTGCACAGGGAAGTATTGTTGGCCATCTCCAACGGTGGAAACAGGAGAATATGCTCCATACATCATTTGGGGGTTGCTTGCATATCCAGGAGATAGCATGAGGGACTGGTTGTCATTGTAGATTCCCttcaagaaaaaatatttagaaaaaaaaatatcaagAGAAAACAATGAAGCTCAGCAATTCCAGCTACTTACGGGAGATACGGAATGGAGCCCCTCCATATTCACATAATGGGGATATTCCTCCCACTGTCCTGAAGGATTCATGTATCCTACAGTAAAGGGAAGAAAAAAACATCAAATTTAAAACAGCACTCCATGAAAAGTGAAAGTTGCTACCTAGGTGCTGTCATTAGGACAGTTGATGCTTCCACAATGAATTCAAATAGAGGTGAACAAAGGAGATTACTGAAAAACTATTATGAATTGTACAACCAGTGAAAAGACAAATTTAGCTAGACACAACAGAAACATGATTGTTTAGAAGCCACGGATATATTTTTGCCCTGTGATTTATGCAACAGAATTCAGAATGTGTGCTAACATTAATTAAAAGGCAATGAATGTACCCTAACCTCCAGGATAGAGTGGTTGTGGCTGCGGTGCATACACATTTTGCTGGTAGACAAAAGGCTGTTCTCCAGCTTTTCCGACAGAGCTAGGCTTCTCTGGCGGGCCTTTTGGCGATTTCAAGGAGCTAGCGCCACGTGCATTGCCTGCAGACACATTCTCTGCACCAGAAAGAATCTGTCGCAATAGCAACatactcatgagcatcatttcATAGCATAGATGAGAAGAAAATAAACTCTAAACGGAAGCAAAATTACCTGGTCCTTGGCGTTTGCACTCTTGGAGGGGTTATTCTCAAGTACAGGTTCCGACTGCAGCGGAATCATGCTATCTACAAAAACATAAATGTAAGAAAGATATAAGTTGGCAGCAGCAGTCCAGGGACTACCTTGTTGTCATGGTGCAAAACAGCCAAAAACTTAAAGACAAGCATGACACTTGTAGTAAACAGAAACAAGATCTGGCAAGCTGTACAACTCCCCAAATACAAGCATTCGGAAGCTACTACACGGGCAATCGCAGTCGTTGCCATGATCAGGCCATCAGCAGCAGCAAAGCCGTGTCCCGCTGTACAGTAGCTTACTCAAATAATACCTAGTATATGTACCGAAGCTAGAGCTTTGCCATTTGGGTACTGACGATCCTATCCTGCTCGTACTGGCAGCAACTTTGCCGTGCTAGCTCGTGTAAAACGGCTACGGCTACGGCTAGCAATCCCCCCGAACCGTCCTCCTGTAGGCGGACATACCCCAGCAAAAGGggggagaaaaaaaaagcaGAAAAGACATAATTGCCCTCGCGCGGACGTGAGGCAACGTAATCAGCACAAATCCCAGCCGCCCCTTGCTCCGCGCAGCTTCTTCCACGGCTGGGTGCGTGCGAAATCGCAGCTAGGGGGCCTTCCGCAGAGCGAAGGAGTCGCAGGCCCGGAACCAATCTTGACCTAGGAGCCCCAAACAGAGCCCCCGCACCGCAGCAGGTCCGGGTGGGGGGCTGCGCCGAGATCGCAGCCCAGCGCCGAATTCCCTTGGAATCCAGCGCGCGGAGCCCTTGGAGCAAGAGAATTCGAGCAGCGCAATCACGACCCAGCGGCGAGGGGGAATCGAATCAGAAAGtcaaaccccccccccccccccaatccAGCAACAGGGGACGGGAGGGGAGAGGCAAGGGTCTCTCTCACCTGCGGCGGGGCCGGTCTGGTGCggcgcggcggccatggcgtcgGAGATCCGGGCGCAGCGGTAGGTGGTGGCGCGGGGCGTCGGGATTGGAGTCCTCCTGCtcctcccggcgagggtttaAGCATCAAATTCGGGGGAAGCGAGGGGGGGAAgggagcaaaaaaaaaaagaaaaaaaaagtttttcCCCCCTTTTTATTGGACGCGacgagaggagaggagggggagggggaggggggaaagaaaagaaaagaaaccacGAGCGCCCCTGCCAACCAATGATTTTATacagcagcggcagcggcagcggcgacgTGCCCCTCGCGCTGGCTGGCTGATCAAGGCCCGGCCCACCGGGTTCGGGTCTGATCGGGCGGGTCGGGGACCCGGTTGTGTGTTGGTGAGGTAGGACTCAGATCAGATCTGAATCCGGACTCGTGACGGATCCGGCTGCCACGGACCGGTCAGGTCCGGATCGGCACGTGCTGTTTTGGGCTTGAGGAGGTGTTGTGGATGTGGTGCCCGCACGCCACGGCGCTTTGCTTGTACGGAGTTGCCCACatcactgttttttttttctttttagctTCGGATAATCATAggactttgtttagtttcaatttttttttaaaaaaaaaagatactgtatcaattttgtttatatttaataaatatgtccaatcataaaatcaaaagattcgtctcgtaaattataggtaaactgtgcaatagtttttcttttatctatatttaatgcttcatgcatgtgccgtaagattcgatatgacagagaatctgaaaaactttgtaaatttttttggaactaaacaaggctttagtaCAATAGATGAGATAGATCGTGAGAGTAGTTGTCAGAGGCGTGGTCGGGGTAGCCACCGGCGGCAGCGCTAGCTAGGGCGGCGGCGCACGGAAAGAGAGGGGGTGGCTGCGCAGGGAGACAGAGAGAGTGGAAAAAAGTTTTTGTCTGTCTATTACTTTGATTGATATGGTTATATGTtccttatttttatattctctATTGGACTTAGCTCACAAGAAAAACAAGGTGATCTTTATCGAACACGAATTCTCCTTTCCATCAATCAACTCTTCTACTTTATATCTTAACAGACTATTTCTAAAACCAACTAAAACTAGATATGGTAACCAAAGACGACACGAAAggaaacggcggcggcggcgccctacCCTAGGGCAGGCATCTAGGTCCCCCCAACGATAGCATCAAGGGTGGCGGCGCCCCTCTTGTGGGCCTCTTCCCCTCTGCTATTGATGGTCACAACCCAAAGttcacttacaaacatcaggaCTTAACTCATGAACATATGGGAGCTTTGAGGCAATACATTAGCATCATATTTAGTTAGACCCTGTTTAGATCCACTCAAACTAAAATTTATATATAACTAGCTAAAATTTCAAAGGTAAACTTTACCTAGCTAAAAGTTCTCCTAGCTAAACTTTAAGTGAGTTTAACTCGGTTGAAATAGTTAAACTCAGCCAAAAACTTTAGTTGAGTTTAGCTGGGTTGAAGTAGCGCGCTAAACTTAATTAAGCTGCTCTTTTAGCTAGGTCTAGGGACGAATCTAGGAAAATATTTAGGGGGGCTTCTGCTACCTTAATACAACTTCAGACCCTTCTTATAAAATACAtcaatgacaaaaaaaaaattataggagAGGCTAAGGAGGGACTCCGTGGGCTCTACGGCCGTAGGGGGGCTAGAGCCCCACCAGCTCTACCGTTGGCTTCGTCGCTGGTTAGGTCATTTAGATCCCTAACAGCTAATTTAGCCAACTAAAGTTTAATTGGTGGATTCAAACATGCCCTAAGTAGTCGGCTACTTTACTACAAGTCTTATTACAAACTCGGACATGTTAGAATATGTGCCGAATATTATGTATGGGTTTGGTTACGCTAGGACTGAGTTGTATTTGGCAGTATAGGGTAGAGTTGGAATAGGACTATGTAACCCGGTCTCCTCATAAATATGAGAGGAGGGCTGCTGTTGTAACCATGATGACATAGCAATAGGTTCGTAGGAGGGCGGCGGCACGTTGTCGGAACCCTAGAGCGGCGGTGTTGCTGGTATTGGGGAGGAGCGCCATAATCGTGCCCCGGGGACTAGGCTTTGGCTGAACCTCGTTAACAAATATCGTGCCTCTGGTGTTGTCTGTGATACTGCATGTTCGTCTCGCTAGATTCAATCGACGCTTCTGCGCGTGGAGATTAGCAAACAGCTTCTGCTGTGGGTGGCTAATTTCTAACAGGACAGTACATGAAGAGAACTCAAATTGCATCGAGTCTCTAATTTGGaacactaagagcatctccaacagcctttctaaatctcactctctaaatcatcatttggagagccatttgcataaaaatcgctttctatatttttttactttccaacagttttgctaaatctcatgcgcactctagagagtcattctcgtcttctatatttggctagcgaaaaaCCCGGAATAGACAATGGCTATATTTGGATGACCATTTAGAGAAGCTGTTGGAGGGTAGTTTTTCACCAAAATTGCTATTCCTAGTATTTAGAAAGAATATACAAagtctgttggagatgctctaagccaCCAATAGGACTCCGATAATTTCCCATAATTTTTGGGGCACTtgcaagcactgatgcatcgtCTCTAGAATGACCTGCTGCATGTCGCGATGTAGCAGCCTCTTGCATACTTCTGTAGCTGCAATCGTCTCGGCTTCTATAGCACACGCCACATGACAAATGTTGCCATCACATCACCAACACTCAACACTTCACCTTTTGTGTTCTGCACAACAACGTCTCAGCCACTACTAGTTCTTGTTTTTGAATTAAAAGCGTCATCATATTGATTTTGTACTCTTCAGGTGTTGGTCTCCAACTATGCTTAGCAATGCTTTGAGCCTCCTCCTTACTACTCCGTATTTTGTAGCTTCTCAAGCTCCACTAGGAAATAGGAGACTGAAGTTTGGATTTTACATTGTATTCTTCCCCATTCTTTACTTTATTCTTGCTGACCACCATCTGCAGAGGAGCATGACAACCTTCATTTGTTTGGTCTTTTCGAGCTTTCATATTTTAGCAACTGCCTCCTTTCTCGATTGGTAGGATGCCATttcatatcttttatctttcatgattaGTAATCGCCAACACCTCTTAACATTCTTGCATTTGAACTAAAGTATGTCCATATATAGTCCTCGACAAATCTCAGGCATACAGCACATCTAGTGTCTACCACGACACCTGGCCTTGCCATGCTTCTTTCTTACCGATAGGCTGTTATATAGGCGAGCTGCCATAAAAACATCTTAATTTTATTTGGGGCCTGAAGCTGTCATATTTTGCGAAAAATTAGATTCAGCCTTATTTTCACCAGCACTCGTAGAGATAGAGACATCTCGTCCCGCGCCATTGCATCCCTCCTTGTCACTACAAGTTTGCAAGTGAGTTGGAGGTATTGCATAAGCTCTATATATGCTCAAGTATCAACCAAGGGTGCCAAAAGAGGTAAAATAGTCGATAGAGCTATAAATGTCCATGCAGGTCGAGGCACGACGACCCGACACGAGGCACGATATTTTGGCCCGGCACGAGCACGACCCAGCCCAGCCCAGTTCTACAGGCCATGCTTGGGTCGATCCACCAGCCTGCGGGCTAGCACGACATGACCTGGTGCATAGAGGGAGGCCCAGTAGCAGCTCGACCAGCCGGCCTGCTAAGAgcctgaaaggatcaagatgccgaagagggggggtgaattgggcttctctaaaaatttaagcaatctataagctccaattcaacccttgtgcctagtgtgactaaagagctaccggataaaagttttacaacctagttccaatcctattctagcatggcaattctagaaATGTAAACAACTCAAAGTAATTGCGCAaattaaatgctagaaagtaaaggagtagtggaaaaaagtgctcggcgatgttttgccgaggtaccggagagtcgccactctccactagtcctcgttggagcacccgcgcaagggtcttgctcccccttggtccgtgcaaggaccaagtgctctctacgggctgattcttcgacactccgtcgcggtgaatcgcccaaaaccactcacaagcttgacacgagccacccataaGAACTccaggcggtcttcgtgcctccaatcaccaccgaaccatctaggtgatggcgatcaccaagagtaacaagcaatgaactctcacttgacccaaacaaggcactagagagtggtggatgcacacttgactcttggaattcaactagagaaggattctcacaagaaatctctcaaatctcaatcctctctaggttcttgcttctctct
This window of the Sorghum bicolor cultivar BTx623 chromosome 7, Sorghum_bicolor_NCBIv3, whole genome shotgun sequence genome carries:
- the LOC8072165 gene encoding uncharacterized protein LOC8072165 produces the protein MAAAPHQTGPAADSMIPLQSEPVLENNPSKSANAKDQILSGAENVSAGNARGASSLKSPKGPPEKPSSVGKAGEQPFVYQQNVYAPQPQPLYPGGYMNPSGQWEEYPHYVNMEGLHSVSPGIYNDNQSLMLSPGYASNPQMMYGAYSPVSTVGDGQQYFPVHYPFSSPYYQPPASPSMGYSSSATGISQGDPMLQQEYFLPDGLLYSPTPGYHHPFSSFDRAPTQPNNAPGLFGQGNLPLASGMHHGSMYGPGSYKGRQQGSKFGGTTPSWSSAGRRFGTFDLSGNQQRGSMPFGSHNGSLEFMNEQNRGPRATKPKTQDTENSSDEKNEKTVPLIDSELYNRSDFITEYKDAKFFVIKSYTEDHVHRSIKYNVWASTASGNRKLDSAYRAAKEKEEHCPIFLFFSVNGSGQFCGVAEMIGPVDFDRSVDYWQQDKWSGQFPVKWHIIKDVPNNLLRHIILENNDNKPVTNSRDTQEVKLEQGLQMLTIFKSHEAETTILEDFDFYEQREKALQENRRQQQPASTDPQKLVDTKAQGPVADISDAFAKAVQLKDIENSGTTPKAEGASAENGSAATAKVEGSADLNMGPAEESS